The following proteins are encoded in a genomic region of Liolophura sinensis isolate JHLJ2023 chromosome 7, CUHK_Ljap_v2, whole genome shotgun sequence:
- the LOC135471637 gene encoding uncharacterized protein LOC135471637: MGRMLAMESLDFVLFHSLVLTIVTCVEFECFQYSDHLTDKAMYRLKERGLWKNLTCRPGTKWNRNGCYCATDWTEEEAHDPQHTHCDNFQTVAGEPSQYKQKNPTNNSWETKDCRDFDEKLSWNQTVCQCVQHQETINVDPDSTACDTMFDYCFDTDTVSSKYYIKKTNKQKTQTVEDVDAYNGKAVFLNQAPLLVPIFLNNELGVSFQIYVRFKLEATNREDLKDKYQVIFSSKGENHTATISCSYKPSTYTYRLLLQNETQPAPVIQECFYEAGDKFTSWKSIYILYQDGEVIMAVNGKPCLQFEFTGYPKFKCPLAIGGYPSTYDDGRTSDESIMLGYIDVMSVDRNCRSPIP, encoded by the exons ATGGGGAGGATGTTAGCTATGGAATCCCTTGATTTTGTGCTATTTCATTCCCTTGTCCTGACAATAGTGACCTGTGTGGAATTTG AATGTTTTCAATACAGCGACCATTTGACAGACAAGGCAATGTACAGATTGAAGGAACGAGGACTGTGGAAGAACCTAACTTGTAGGCCCGGCACCAAGTGGAACCGGAACGGGTGCTACTGTGCCACTGACTGGACGGAAGAGGAAGCACATGACCCGCAGCACACTCACTGCGACAACTTTCAAACTGTGGCCGGTGAACCGTCTCAGTATAAGCAAAAGAATCCTACCAACAACAGTTGGGAAACCAAGGACTGTCGAGACTTTGATGAAAAACTCTCGTGGAACCAAACAGTTTGTCAATGTGTACAACACCAGGAGACGATCAATGTTGATCCGG aCAGCACGGCGTGTGACACCATGTTTGATTATTGTTTCGACACAGACACGGTCAGCTCtaaatattacattaaaaagacaaacaaacaaaagacacAAACTGTTGAAGACGTGGACGCATATAATGGCAAAGCCGTTTTCCTCAATCAAGCTCCGCTTTTGGTACCCATCTTCCTCAACAACGAACTGGGAGTCTCCTTTCAGATTTACGTCAGATTTAAACTTGAGGCCACAAACAGGGAAGATTTAAAAGACAAGTATCAAGTGATATTCTCCAGTAAGGGTGAAAATCACACCGCAACTATATCTTGCAGTTATAAGCCAAGCACCTATACTTATCGGTTACTCCTTCAGAACGAAACTCAACCAGCTCCGGTGATACAGGAATGCTTTTATGAAGCTGGA GACAAGTTTACCTCTTGGAAGAGCATATATATCCTATATCAGGATGGTGAAGTTATCATGGCTGTTAACGGAAAGCCATGTTTACAGTTTGAGTTCACAG GGTATCCAAAGTTTAAGTGTCCTTTGGCTATAGGGGGGTACCCATCTACATATGATGATGGACGGACCTCGGATGAATCCATTATGCTCGGATATATTGACGTG atgtCAGTGGACAGGAATTGCAGGTCGCCAATCCCGTAA